The Pseudomonadota bacterium genomic interval ATCCGCCGCTGGTTGTTGGAGACGATGGCATCGGTGTGCTGTGAGCCGTACTGCGCAATGTGGTCCATGGCCGCGTCCATGTCATCGACCACGCGCACGGCCAGGATCGGTGCCAGGTATTCCTCGGCCCAGTCGCCTTCGGTCGCCGCCTCCATCGCGCGGATGATCTCGCAGCTGCGCGGGCAACCGCGCAACACGACGCCCTTGGCAGCGAGTGCACCTGCAATGCCGGGCAAGACGGCCGACGCGACCGCCTTGTGCACCAGCAGCGTTTCCATCGCGCCGCAGATGCCGTACCGGTAGGTTTTGGCATCCAGCGCCACGCGTTCGGCCATGTCGAGGTCGGCGTCGGCGTCGATGTAGACGTGGCAGACGCCATCGAGGTGTTTGAGCACCGGGATGCGGGTCTCGCGCGCCACGCGCTCGATCAAGCCCTTGCCACCGCGGGGAATGATCACGTCGACCAGGGTGTCCTGGGCCAGCAACGCACCGACCGCAGCCCGGTCGGTGGTCTCGACCAGCTGCACGGCCGTGACCGGCAAGCCAGCCTGATCCAACCCGCCCTGCACCAGTTCGGCAATCGCCGTGTTCGAGTGTCTGGCCTCCGAGCCCCCGCGCAGGATGGTGGCATTACCGGCCTTGAGGCACAGCGCAGCCGCGTCCGCCGTGACGTTCGGCCGCGATTCGTAGATGATGCCGATGACCCCGAGCGGAACGCGCATCTGCCCAACACGCAACCCCGACGGCTGTTCACGCACGGCCGAGATCTCGCCAATCGGGTCGTCGAGTGCCGCGACCTGGCGCACGCCGGCGGCCATGCCGGCGATGCGGGCCGGCGTCAGCGTGAGCCGGTCGACCAGCGCGTCGGCGAGCTGGCGCGCGCGCGCGGCGTCGAGGTCGCGCGCGTTGGCCGCGACCAGACCGGGCTCGCTCGCCTCGA includes:
- a CDS encoding glutamate-5-semialdehyde dehydrogenase — protein: MSETAVALDHDITAAVHAQAVAARAAAKAVARAGGQRRKAALLAIADAIEASEPGLVAANARDLDAARARQLADALVDRLTLTPARIAGMAAGVRQVAALDDPIGEISAVREQPSGLRVGQMRVPLGVIGIIYESRPNVTADAAALCLKAGNATILRGGSEARHSNTAIAELVQGGLDQAGLPVTAVQLVETTDRAAVGALLAQDTLVDVIIPRGGKGLIERVARETRIPVLKHLDGVCHVYIDADADLDMAERVALDAKTYRYGICGAMETLLVHKAVASAVLPGIAGALAAKGVVLRGCPRSCEIIRAMEAATEGDWAEEYLAPILAVRVVDDMDAAMDHIAQYGSQHTDAIVSNNQRRIDRFVREVDSASVMVNAPTCFADGFEYGLGAEIGISTGKLHARGPVGVEGLTTQKFVVYGDGQTRGA